The DNA region agaagtaaacCTATCAatatacacaaaataaaaacttacaaaagcagaaaaaaaattttaaaacaaacgaAAATCGACATtgataaaaacaaaaatcaaatattgAAGAAGAAAGATTGATAAAAACAAACGAAAAGGGAATAGGGTTAGGGAAGAAGAGAGAATGAAAAAGGAATCAGGGATTTAGGTTTTCAGGAAGATAGAATATTAGAATGGAGATAAGACCATAAGGGTTAGTGGACGGCGCTAGAAATTAGGTTTTGGGAAATAATTAGGGAATATAGGGTCAGAAATTAAGTTTTAGGCCTAGGCTAGTGGTAGTGGGCTATATTAGATTCTTAAATATTTCTGTGTTTGGTGTATTAATTTGGTTAtcggatttttaaaaattcaaaatctaATTGTTTCggtttttgaattttcaaatctaatctAAATCACATTTgttattcaatttaatttggTTCGATTTATAGTTTTAATCCAAATAAGTTTCACACCTTGACCAAGAGCATAAAAACGCTGTTTGTATTAAGTAATGTATGAAATTACAAAGATTTATTATGTGGTTAATTTTCTGAGTTAAGTACGAATAATCAATGTTGCGATAATGAGACCAAAGTTGACCCTCTTGCTTGCCGGTGCTAGATAGCCGGTTCTCGTATACCGCCAGCATCCGCCAACCTTCCAGACGTCCACAATTTCAGTTGTTGGTGTGGATCGTTGGCTTGAGGTTGTTTAAGACTTGGAACCACAATCGACTCGCTTCAATCTCCGGCCACCGCGAGTCCGCAACCTCCACCAGTCCAATTTCAGGTATTATTTTGAGAtccaaaaattagggtttttagaTTCAAAAGTTTAATTTCATTTACAATTACAagttacatttattaatttactAGTTGTTATTACTTATAAATCTTGGGATGGATTGATTATGAATGTACTTAAGTGTCTTAATTGATTCTATGATCTATCAATGAATTTGTGGATTgtgattatttgtgaatgtATATGGTAATGAAATGTGTATATTAATGTTCTTGCTACGATATTGGTTGGTAATGAAATCTGACCGCCATACCCACCACCATCACTGGAAGCCGCGGGAGAAACACAAATTAGTAATTAGTGTAAATTTATGAGTTTATGACACTGTCTCAGTTAGTGTGAATTTCTAGATGGTTGCTTTTGTTCTAACTAATAAAGTTTGCCATTCTCCACAATTCTGCAtctaataaactatattttcatctgaaatatatataatttaaaaatgagCAAAATTTCTTGAGATACTCATCAACAATTATACTAAGCTTAAATATACATTGGATGAGAACGGGAGGACAATAGTATCCTATGCCACTCAAATTGGCTTTGTCGATGGTGTTAAATACTTGTTGAGGAGCTATACAGAACTAGTCTACCAGAAGAATAATGATGGATCTTACCCCATTCGCAAGACATGTAGTGGAGGCAATTAAGGAACTAATCATCATGAAAGATGATAATGGTAACACTCCTTTGCATTTGGGTACCATGGAAAAGTATCctaaattagtttaattttattttatttgtgctTTCATAGATGAAGATGGCGCCATCAAAAATGTCCAAAAGTTTAAACAGAGGATTTGCTTATGCTAGTGAATCCTCCCCAACAAAGATGGCAAATCCAAGCATACGGTCATGGCATGAGAGGCACTCTCACTCACCCAAGATCACAAATTTTGAGTTTAAATGGGTGTTTAAGGTGTCTGTTAATGTAGGAACCAAATGTACAAGtaactaataatgaacaagcaaATAAAGACACAAGATTTAAGATGGTTCACCAAACTTGGGCTACATCCAACATATTTAGTTTAGAATagtattaatgtgtttaaaggacAAATACAAAACGTGAAGAAATTACAATGGAGATTTAATGTAGGAAGAAATGAGTAAGTAAACTAAGCTATAGGTAAAGCTTTACAATACGACTCTTAGCATACTTTTAACCTAGGACATGAAGGTGTACATATATAAAGGAACATAGGGCACGAGGAGGCCTCAACACATGATGCACAAAAGACATTATCACCACTCCTTAAGGAAGTACTATGGTAATATTACTAAGAATATCTTGACATATTATTATTACCTTTCAATAAACTACAAACCCATGTCAAAACATTATTCATTTTAAGGATACAAATACAATTATGATTTGTGATTATAATAACACCTTCCTTTCCAATAGTAGTTTGTATCAAATGATATAtccaaaaagaaaacaaaaaaaagtaaaaagaattaattaACAAAGCATCATTTGATGAAATTCATGAAAATCAAGCTCACCATCACCATCAGTATCATAAACTTGAATCATAGCCTCACACTCTTTAAAAGACTTAGAATCCCCTAatctttttaaagcattttgaAGTCCTTTAGGAGTTATCCTTCCAGACCCTTTTTCATGTTCAAATTCTTGAAAAACCTTCTTCAAGTCATCATGATTATCCTCTCCATCTTTACTCTCCATAAGCGTAACAAAATCTTCAAACTCAATCATACCATCATTATCTGAATCAAGCTCATTAATCACATGTTGAGCTTCTTCATGAGATATGATCTCTCCAATACTGTTAAAGTACCTCCTAAGTTCAAGAGCTGTGATTCTTCCATCGTTGTCCATGTCAAAATGACGGAAAACATCCTTAAGCTCCTCTTCTCGCGTCCTCCCCTTTGGATAAAAAGGGGAGGAAGACGAAGTAAGAGGAGATCTCGGAGaggttgaagatgaagataaaGATGTATTTTTGGTTATTGATTTCTTTTTGTTGAGGGCCATTCTAAGTCCTATTACATTTGGGAAGCATTGcctcattttttttatgtgtttgaaATCTAAGTTAGTGTTTTACACACCTTTCGTTATATACTTGGTATGAATGGGTTAAGTTGTGAAAAGAATAGCTAATTAATGTGTGGAAAATGGAACATggaaattaattataaaaatttaagtaTAAGTCTTTCAAAAGATTTAAGTAtaagaaattatttaattagttgatcagttttaaaaatctcaaattCTATTGATCATATAAAATCTGACCTTTGTATCATATTTCTTTTGAAAGTCTGATCAAcacaaatcataaaataaaataattgaaagattggattattctaagaTGAATGAAAATTGAGATTTTTAAAAGGTGATTATCTAATATTgaaattgtttaaatttaaatttttcaataaattaagttgcaagtaaaaaaaaaggaatgaaTTGAAATGGAACTTGCTAGGGAAAAATAATGATTGGATTCATTTGCGTTTGATTTGGGTTAAGGAAATTACATAGTAGCTTCGTTACGGACCAACTTTCATGTAATCTGACGCATATATGCGGCCTTGTAGTACCACTTGATTATGTCAATTTGCCGactttattattagttattattcaATTGAAATGTATGCgcaaattttgattaatatatcATTCTTTCTTTTGATAATAACTTCGTAAAGGgaataatgttatattttacACTGATTTCTTGGTTTCATATGGAGAACGAAATTTTGAATGGGAATATTAATTATACGAGTTTGTGGACTTATACCTTTGGGTCTAGTCATCTACATTAATAAAAAGTCTACAACTAGAGGTTATTGGTCCAAGATCCTATTGGACTCGCTTCGGATTCGCCCTTCTTTTAAgagtctgggtcttaatttttgagactcATCGCATCCGGGTCAGATCTTGATTCAAAAAATATCTGACAAGTCCGGGTCTCAAGGTGCAGACCCGGACCCAGACCCGACCTCGATACCCAAACCCTAGACCCGCCGCTgagacaagtgtttttacttatgcatttagacaagtgtttggtttttaattatgcatttagacaagtgtttttactttttagtaattattttgtatttgaattttatggactcgaacaagtgtttgtaatacgataataagttgcttacaaaaatacaaaaaagctcgcaaaaggttcaattttgaaaaatcaaagagactttgtttaagacccattaaggaccctagacgcGTCAGATCCGAAGGGtttgggtctgaaaattttggacacTTAGGGTCCGAATACGGATCtgaatctataaaaaataaaagggtctggttccgggtctggccagactcgccccatgaccatccctatctACAACACAACAACACAAATgttgtattaattaattaattaatgttatTAAGTAGCTTTCGCCTACGGTGGGGTTTAGAGAATTGAATATCGTAACATTATTTGTGCTAGTGATAAGACTAATAAAGAGATTATTTCCAATTGGCAATTGTAGGTTGTAACAAATGTCATATtcaactttacataaataataattgcacataatttaatgatcattttactttaatttgatCTGTCATAATGTGAAGCTAAAGAACTTAAAATTTAAGCTATCGAAATAACGCCTTATACTTAGAATTTAGAATCTTTtagtttttgaaaatttgatagGACTAGTTTAagttaaataataacaaaatataatacCATTAgccattttattaaaaatatagaggTTTTAAGAAAATCAATTCTAATAAGAGGGGATTTTTTCGTGGATGTATTAAATAGTTCAGCTTGAATAAGAATATGAAAACGGCTTACATACAATATGACAAAGCGCAACGTTAAAGAATAAAATAGCAAGGCGggatttaataaatttttcctCCGTCTCattaaatttgcattatttttcattttagtccgttccacttaatttgcattatatttatttttagataatgacccactattttttttaatctcatccatatattgtaactctcttttaatttcatccatccAATTTATTATCTCTCTTTACTTATTAACTTCTTAAAAATACACTTATTCCTCTTTGATGCAATAGAGTACGGACTAGTAAGTTAAAAAACACAATACACGAGCAAAAAGGCACCGCACACATTATACTTTTATTAAAAACAGCATGTACTTCTCGAAAGCATAAAGCCTTGTAATAGTCAATAAATCTTAAAACATGTTTAATTGAAACGAGTCTATCTAACAGcttaattctttaattgattattttaagattgtaagtgaccattttaatgttataagtgatcactataAGGCTATAATAGATTATTATTTTGACGTTAGAAGTGATCACATTGAAACAAGTATGCATTAAGTCAACCTAATAGAAATAGTCTCACCGTAAAACATTCTTATTTTATATCttgtaaattacaaaaaaattacattcaaTATAAACAGGTTGTCTCGTATGATATTGTTTCATAATGAAATAAatctatataattagtctatttttcaaattaatcactttaaaacaataaataatcattttaacacactaaatatatatgaaCAAGTCCTCACCATAAAACCATGTCATTTAACAATTTgttcaatatgagtatgatagCGTTACTTATTCCTTTTTATACTTTGAAGAAAAAATGAGGAGTTTACCTTTGCATAGTTGCATGCACGAATCAGAGAACCACTGGGAGGAAGCGGCCCATATTGAAATTTAATTCAGGCCCTTTTTTAATTTGAGTTGGACCATTAAAGTTTGACGATTTttcatacacacatatatatatatatatacgagaaACAAGTTTATATAAGAACCGTGAGAATCAATGTCTTCGgtaaaaacgtgttacttttttacagaaaatgtgttatttttggacaaaaaaatgttacttttaattttaagaaaatcaaGTACTTTGTAGCAAAAAGTgttattttcagaaaaaaatataaatacaaaatagcactttttttttaaaagtaaaacttttttatgttaaaagCAACACCTTATTGTGAgtttttttcataatatttttcttaagtaacatttttttgcctaaaagtaacactttttagtGAAAAAGTAACAGTTTTTTGTCAAGTAAATTGGTTCTCACAGTTCTCATATACGGATGGTTCTCACttgaaaatcaattaaagtagtgaaaactgaaaacaagTGTACATAAAAACTTAAATGGTGTACATATTTGGGTGGCAATTTTCTAAATAGTTGGACATTTGCTAAATGGTgtacaaacatatttaaaaagTGTACATGTTCAGATGACATTTctgtaaataatataaactttttccttcacaaaaatatgtacaccctataaaataatatgtaccCTTTTGTATAATATGCATATCTCTGTCTGGTTTTACTTTTCACTTGatcctttatatatatatatatatatatatatatatatatatatataatatgtatatattcaagaaattataataaattgacCTTTTTACTTTTCAAGAAAAATTATGTATCCACTGTTTGCTATTACTAATAGCAAACACGAGGATAgataattttatttacttttacaattaaaactttttaataaaaaaattataatgaagaTTTTACATGACTTTTgatcaacttttttttatttgttattagtaacagcaaacaaatttacttaaaggctcaaattaaaaaacatttgtTTTAGAAAATAGTTTCAGGGAAcagtaaatttttcaaaatttaaatttcaaaagCTCTCGGATACTCGAAATATGGATAGATAGAATTGATTTTGGCCCATTGTTTTTCGTTTATAAATAGATACATGGGcacatgaaaaacataaaaaattttgtatGCAATGGTTGTAATCACCCATAATGGTGTAAAACTGTAAATTGTCTGCGGCTcagttttaattttcaattttttaaatatttttatactacatttaagacttaaaagattACATTCAAGACTTAAAGTCAAATCTAAAACTTAAAAGatcaatttcaagacttaagtcgatttggtattataatttttttaaaatttccaattctaaattcaaaaaacaaaatcaaggcTTAAAAGACCAATTATAACATTATCTTGAATTTGGCCTTTTAAGCCTTAGATTTGGCTTGTTAGGTCTTGAACGTGATCTTTGAAGtctaaaaaaattggaaaaataaaTTACTGATTGTGTTTTTTATGAGTTTAATGCTTGAAATTGACaatttaagtattaaaaatattttaagtcttaaaataggcatttaaGACTTTAAGTtagttgatttaaaaaaaaaatcaataggCTTGATTGGTAGAGGTCGTACAAATGTGGGCGTAGCACAAGATCAGATTCAGTGCATGAAAAATTAAGGTTTAAAGCtacaaatttgaaaaaaaaaaaaaaaaaaaaaaaaaaaaaaaaaacactagtTCTCTTTCTGACTTTGTAAACCACTGTTGAGTTCAATAACTAAATTTAGATAGATTAACAattaatataaaagaaaaagaaattaaaaattttaattaaatactaCACCCTCTATATCCATAAAATTGCATTATCTTTATATGGTTAATATTAAAGAGAGTATTTTCAtggataaattaaaattgtattaTCTTAGTGGCGGATATATTAAAATTGTGTGgttaatattaaaagaaaataaatatttatggatgaaaattaaaagaaatagtggagaaattttcattataataaatattGCAAAAATAAAGGAATAGGCGTTCATAAGGAAACAAAGGGAGCGATAATTAACCTTTAATTACACTTTTAAAGAAACTTGTTATAATGTAGACAATAACATAATCTTGTTATTATCAGGTACAAATACTTTTTCCGCTACACTAGAAAAAACTATATACGAGGCCTTTTCGCTACTCCAGTAAAGCCAAAGCATCTACATTGGTAATGTTAAATTTTAGGGGTATATGGCAGAAGATTGATAGCCAGGAAGTGTTTGTGAATGACTGGTAGCTGGTATCTCATTGAAACAATTGATAGTATTGACAAGTTGTTTTTATCAATTGGTTTGACCAActaattttaaataaggtacTCACCTCATTTAAAAACGACTTactcataaaaataatttgtttcaaCTAGcttatttaccaaatactaaCTAATTGTGTCAAAATAAACTACAATTactcgatatatatatatatatatatatatatatatatatatatatatatatatatatatatatatatatattatatgaggaaaatttgattttgaaggtACAAATTTAACTCATTCGTTTTTGGAGGTTTGAACTTTCGTTTATTTTTGAAGGACTCAAACTTTGGGATGTATCCGCTTCTAAAGGTTCTTTCGATTTTGGTAACCTGGAATATCAAATTACCTTCTTCttctctttattttcttcatCTGATTTTTCTACTCAGCCAAGTCTTCTTCATTCCTTAATAATGACATCTTTACCCTTTCTTCCTTTCGCCATTTCTTAACtatttgtaaatttaattaaataattagtatttaaatctccaaaaaaaaattaaaatcatgtaCTAGTGTGTTTTCTAGTGTAttcatattatttcaaattgaaATGTTGAACCTTCAAAGCTGAAGGTTACGGCCGTCAACTTGCACCAAATCATTCTTTTTAAAATAGAAGAATTCACAGTTTAAAGAATTTAGGTATTACATCTACACTAAACCAAGATGGGTTGAACAATGGTGGGTTTATTTACATGTTTAATTTCCCCAatttaatttactcaatttatgACCTAATAATCAATTGTGTCCTACTTCACCATAAAAACTTGTAATtccaaacaaattaaattgGATATCTctaaaatctaacaaaaatcCCATTGGATTTTGGAAATGGAAGAGAATGGAAACAGAACAAAGATGAAGGTGGAAGAACAAAAGAAGAAGACAAACAACATCTAGCTACCTGGCTTCTTGTTCTACGTTTTACACCATACTGGTCCAAACAATAAATATACTGATTTTAACACCAAAATGAGCTAATTCATGAAAATAATCATAATTCTTGAATCTCATCagcaaattttattgtttaatgtCTTGTCACAGCAGAATTCAGATTCAATCATTCAAGTGTTTGTTGAGTTTTTGTTGGGTATAGGAATATTTGATTTGTTGTCATGTTCGACTCCTTCAATGCTTTTGGTGGGTTTTATCAAAGAAGGAAAAGGAAGCAGAATGCTTTTGGTGGGTTTTTTCAATGTTGAATGATCAAGGAAAGAGGAAAAATTGGGAAATGAATGAGCTAATTTAGGCTTGACATCAATCAGGACACTTTATGATGGTCAAAGAGTGAAATTTAAGCTGAGGATGAAAGAAGAAAGCTCAAAAGTTGAATTtggatgaggaagaagaaaaacaaagaagtcattaaaaaggaagaagaaagttGTTTTTGGTGAAGAGAAACTTATTCAATCAGTTGACGATAAGATCTTTAAAAGTGAATGCACTCTAAAATTCGAGCCTTTAAAAATTAAACGAAAATTCAAACCTTTAAAAGCGAATAAGCTAAAGTTAATACCTTTAAGATTAAATTTtcctatattatatatatatatatatatatatatatatatatatatatatatatatatatataaaagttcgTCTGTGCCATTAATTATAAGGAAAATAGGACATTGTTTGCTTCCATGGGATTTGTGTTTCATTTTTGGTTGTTATTGGAATACAAATATATCTTATAGTGCTTGTCTGATCCTACTTCTAATTTGATTTGTTGATAGAATTACTTAGCCTGAGACATGACTACTTCAAGATAAGGGCAAACAGATGGGATGTTTAATGTCTTGTGTCGGTCAATATTCATTTGATCTGTCTCAAATTTTGCATTTGTTTGGTTGCTGTTCATATTCTTCCCCTCTACTAATTTACTGTCTCTTTCTTTTAGTTTGTTCTATAACTTctaaatcaatatttttatatttccaAGCCACCACttatttcaatatttattattattattattattattattattatgttttttagttATAAAACTGCATTTAATATCATAGAAATGAGCTTTTACAAGAAGTTTATAGGGAGCTGAGCAACAAGTTGAATACCCACACCTTTTTGGATATAAAAAGCTAGTCTATGATAAATGCGCGCCCTGGACTTGGTGGTACTTGAGTTACTCGAGGAAAATAATGCAATCCGTGATAATAGAACAAGCGTGTTCTCGCCTAATTCCCCGAAAGTGGAGAAAGTAAAAAGGAAGAATTTTTAGTCATTCTCCTCACACTTAGCATTgtaatttcataataataataataataataataattattattattattattattattatggaaatttcacgtggtagCCCTGAGGTTTGCCATAATGTATCAACGTGACCCTTTTGAACCAAAAACGTTAGGAAACGTTAAATTCGAAGCATTAACGCTACTGAACGGCTGAACCCCTTGTTATTCAAATGTCCATTAAAAAATTCATAAGCTTTTAACATTTTTCCCCAAattataaaccctaactctacctTCTTTCATCCAATTTACATTATTTCCCCCAAATTCAAATCCTACttttttcaattcttcatctaCTATAAAATTAAGATTCCATtttacttaaaataaatttttttcgaGATACTTTTTCGAATTCGCTTGGAAGTAATAATGAAGTGGTTTGGATTAGAGTACAGAAATATAATTACACACCACAACAACAATTTAGTGCAGTAAAAGCAAGAAGAAATTTTCTCCATTTCATGAATATTACAAAGAGCAGTTTCGGTTAAGGCTCGAAAATTTTCAAACCTTTCCAAAATTCAAGAAGAAATTACTGATCTAGAGCTTGATTGTGATCCTTGTAGATTAAAATTAGGGAATTTAAAATCACTTTTGGGGATTTAGAGTTAGGGTTTGAATGGAATTGGGGGAAATGTTTGGGTGTGAGAGAGAGagtttatttgagtttagttcAAAATCTGATTACcgcattaatttttaaaaagttttgattatcatgtaaaaaatctaaaatttcagGATTATCACGTCAAATTTCCCTAATTACTATTATTCCATAACATAATccaaacatttaattttttaaactacttatttatttatgaatttGATCTAAGCTACTtacaatatattaatattaataattcatattatattattataacaaaaataataataaaaggaatatttggtttttGATGGAGATGACTAGGATGAGTCTAGAGAAGCTGGTGGCAAATACGGAGTCAGCAGCATGGGTTGGGGGTAATAAAGCTTTAGCAACGAGGAATTTAATTCAGTTTACACATAAACACACAAACACAAAGATGAAAGATccatcaacattcaacaacagGGAAGATAAAGACGAGAGTGAGAGAAATACAGTGATACAGACACGCTCATACAAAAACGACAGATTGCAGCGAACCGAAGCCGCTCCCGCCACGCGTCATCTTCTAAACGACTCTCCTTCAATCTTCGTTTTTCTTTTCCCTCATTATTCGCTTCGCTTTTGCTATAACTGCTTCCTTTGCCCAACTCATCGTTCTCATCCTACACGTCATATTactatctttttcattttatgatttttaataataCTGTATTTGATCTGAAATATTTGTTATTTAAGaattattacattatttattattcgaatatttttatatgtttcaactaatgttttaaaaaaattgttaagtgtaattttatttgaattgtttaatcgaatatttttataatattaaattgtgaTAATCTGTTTTAATAAAACTCAAGAtattaatgattaaaataacgTATTGaattatgtaataaaat from Amaranthus tricolor cultivar Red isolate AtriRed21 chromosome 3, ASM2621246v1, whole genome shotgun sequence includes:
- the LOC130808775 gene encoding probable calcium-binding protein CML41 → MRQCFPNVIGLRMALNKKKSITKNTSLSSSSTSPRSPLTSSSSPFYPKGRTREEELKDVFRHFDMDNDGRITALELRRYFNSIGEIISHEEAQHVINELDSDNDGMIEFEDFVTLMESKDGEDNHDDLKKVFQEFEHEKGSGRITPKGLQNALKRLGDSKSFKECEAMIQVYDTDGDGELDFHEFHQMMLC